In Armatimonadota bacterium, a single genomic region encodes these proteins:
- a CDS encoding peptidylprolyl isomerase yields the protein MSLVAAIAGLQIALQTGGVQLGIPNLKPAPEKDQVLVKVNGQEIKASDIAALLWDVKSEEILNEVVYFQLAKAEADKLGVFLTGKEIDDGVQREIDGMKANLAPGQTIEQAMASSGQTRARLYLAVKTSLLLTKIAFAEFDPKLYVKVSTIIIKPASSSATDLASAIKIAQGAYDRLQKGDAWEAVVDDVVTDEAGRESRGRLGWRLLSAFPDDVRSDIGLLRANQYSKPAQIQNGIQFFRIERFGKDLAKEELDQMRLEMTDALRIQAVNKIRRTMNIERVWPPQPKKPGV from the coding sequence ATGAGCCTTGTTGCCGCAATCGCTGGACTTCAAATCGCCCTCCAAACTGGGGGTGTTCAATTGGGGATTCCAAACCTCAAGCCTGCGCCCGAGAAAGACCAAGTACTGGTGAAGGTGAACGGGCAAGAAATCAAGGCGAGCGATATCGCAGCCTTGCTGTGGGATGTCAAGTCCGAAGAAATTCTTAACGAGGTTGTCTATTTCCAGCTCGCTAAGGCCGAGGCCGACAAGCTAGGGGTCTTCCTCACCGGAAAAGAGATTGATGACGGCGTCCAACGAGAGATCGATGGGATGAAGGCGAATCTGGCACCAGGGCAGACCATCGAGCAGGCGATGGCTTCTTCGGGCCAGACAAGGGCGCGGCTCTACCTTGCCGTGAAGACCTCGCTTCTTCTCACTAAGATCGCGTTTGCCGAATTCGATCCGAAGCTTTATGTCAAGGTTTCGACGATTATCATTAAGCCAGCATCCAGCTCGGCGACTGACCTGGCCAGCGCGATCAAAATCGCCCAAGGCGCCTATGACCGGCTCCAAAAGGGAGACGCTTGGGAAGCGGTGGTTGATGATGTCGTGACCGATGAGGCCGGGCGAGAGTCGCGTGGTCGGCTCGGTTGGCGGCTCCTTTCAGCATTCCCCGATGACGTCCGATCTGACATCGGATTGCTGCGGGCGAACCAGTACAGCAAGCCTGCGCAGATTCAAAATGGGATTCAATTCTTTCGGATCGAGCGATTTGGCAAAGACCTGGCGAAAGAGGAGCTTGACCAGATGCGGCTTGAAATGACAGACGCCTTGCGAATTCAGGCCGTGAACAAAATTCGTCGAACAATGAATATTGAGCGAGTCTGGCCCCCGCAACCGAAGAAGCCGGGCGTATAG
- a CDS encoding nitroreductase family protein, translated as MNVRETIETRRSIPFFDPSVKIPKEEILRLCNLANLSPSSMNLQPWEFIVCTTPESKQKLREVSYNQPKITDASAMIILLGNLEHHLHAADVVESQIRNGYFGEERRESWIQSALGAYADNAQKQRDEAFRGGSLWAMTLMLAAHEAGWDSAPLGGFVPEQVSEVFSIPETHIPVLLIALGKRPEGANILPRNDRISAEELTHWETW; from the coding sequence ATGAATGTTCGCGAAACCATCGAAACCCGCCGCTCGATCCCGTTTTTTGATCCCTCGGTGAAGATTCCCAAAGAAGAAATTCTTCGGCTCTGCAATCTCGCAAACCTCTCGCCAAGTTCGATGAATCTCCAGCCGTGGGAGTTTATCGTCTGCACCACTCCGGAATCGAAGCAAAAACTTCGCGAAGTGAGCTACAACCAGCCCAAGATCACCGATGCCAGCGCAATGATTATCCTGTTGGGAAATCTTGAGCATCACCTTCACGCCGCTGATGTTGTCGAGAGCCAAATCCGAAACGGCTACTTTGGCGAGGAGCGTCGCGAAAGCTGGATCCAGTCGGCGCTCGGCGCCTACGCCGACAATGCTCAGAAACAACGCGATGAAGCATTTCGCGGAGGATCGCTTTGGGCAATGACCTTGATGCTGGCTGCCCATGAAGCTGGCTGGGATAGTGCGCCTCTTGGCGGCTTCGTTCCCGAGCAGGTGAGTGAAGTGTTCAGCATCCCCGAGACGCATATCCCGGTTCTGCTCATCGCACTCGGAAAACGCCCTGAAGGAGCTAACATCCTTCCTAGAAATGATCGGATTTCCGCCGAAGAACTGACTCACTGGGAAACTTGGTAA